In Porites lutea chromosome 8, jaPorLute2.1, whole genome shotgun sequence, the genomic stretch CCGCCAACGGATCATCACAAATTTCGGATACACTAGCACAAAATGGTGTGCAGAACCCGGGGTGTCCAGCATCGTCTGAGTCTGAATAAAATCTCAAAGACCCTCGTTTCCCTCCGATTTGCGAGAACCCTGGGGTATCTTTGTAGAGTCTGTTACATCCCAAGCAGCGTATAATCTCATACATTACGtagtatttctttttaaaatcctcTGAGGCGGTTGTCCAATCATGGACTGTATTAAGCCATTAAAAGATGGACGACTTTTCTAAATCCTTCATCCTGTGCCAGCTGTCGCCACCTCCTGCAAACTAGGCTGAGCCTTGCGATTGAAGGATCCCCTTCAATATCCCACACTAGTTGGAATATTTGTTGTATAATCTCGGTTGGTAGGTCTGTGTTTGCAGAATGAACAAAAAGCTGTCAATTTATGTATTTATGTCTTTTACAACTTGCTTTACTCAAGTTAGACACATTCTCTTCTCTTTGTTGTCCAGTCAGTCCTGATGTAACTATCGCGGGAACTATCGATGCTGGAATCTTACTCGAAACATATTCTCCCTAAATGTTATTTGtcatttgttacttttaaaGAATACAGCAGAATTAGATCCGTTGTAAATGCACGATTTTCAGTTAGTCCTTAGTTCGTTTTGCGCAGATTACTTTTTTGCTAGTAAAATAGTCATACCATTTCATAACAAAGGCTCCAATTCCGGCTTAGTTTATAGCCTACCATTAAAACTTTTCGGCCCTTTCGACTGTTCCATTGTCGCCATTTTTGGGTTCGTGGCACTAGAAGTTCGTTTCTATAAgcaattaaaaagaaattactttAACAACATGTCATGTATCcaggaacaacaacaaatctTGTTACCTTATGGCAGTTGCGCAATTTACTGATGCTTTATCGAGCCTTAGTTGAgcctcacttttttaaaaacatttttcttgtatCTTaggtttttattgtttatttaccTGCTCTTGGGATGGTTCTGCTTTCTTGCCTTTTTTGGATGGGTTTCCTTGCTTTTCTGGTATtggtttttttctcttcttcaatTCCCACTCCCCTGACCTGTATTTTCTCTACAAAGTGTTAAGAGCGACGTGTTTAATAaatcttattattatttcaattaaCGATCAGAAGAGTCCCATCTATAACGTCATGTACCTTAAGTTTGGATTGTCTTCGAAGCTTAGCCTTGTACTCAGAGGTGCTACCGGGTTTAGCCTCTTCACTTTTCTCCTCCGTTCCAATTTCCTTGTTAAGGTGTCTGTTAATCAAATATCCGTAAATGAAACATGTCACTGATTCAAAATAACTCAGGGTTTACTTCACTTACCCCTTGATAGACGACATACATTCCTTTGTGTGGAGAATAACATGGGCTATATGTAGCCGCAATCTGTCACAATCTCCCtatcaaaaatagaaatgatacaaaaaaattgaagttaacAAGTATAGCATTTATCTCTGCATCTTAAGATGTCCAATTTGTCATTATCTTTACCTGAGAAAACGTGGGTTTTTGTCCTGTTGCTAGGCACTCGGCCATctaaagccagaaaaaaaaaatagttacgTTACCGGAAGCgttagatgatgatgatgattattattattaaacgcGTCAAAATTTTTGTTGCACAGTTATTGTAGTGCCAAAAGCATGGTACTCATAGATAAATAATTGTCCAACCTTAAGAACGAACACCCCACAGCTCTTTGCATCTTTTTGCACCGCTTGATAAAGTACTCTGTCTTTCCAAATTGAGCGGTCCTGGATGGTTTGGTCATCGAGCCGTCGACCCAAAAATAACCTAACCGTGATTCAATAAACATACGTACTCTTGtcatattataataataataataataataataataataataataataataataataataataataataataataatgataatattggACTCGCTGGAAGTTATTATTTCTGTATCACTGCCATCactcaagagagaatgagcttgcATCAAACAAATAGATTACCTTATTTTCTCGCTAAACTCCAACCGATTCTTATCGGAATTTAACATTGGATCGAAATACATGATCCCTTTTTTCTTTACGTCCACTGCCTGTGCATAAAAGaaggaaatacaaaataagagACAAGAAATTTGACGGTGGTAACTTTGGAGAACTGTGTTGGTTAGCCTTTCGAATAATATGATTATAGTTAGGGTATAAAGCCTACCGTCACGATGGTCACTTACCCCTAAACTCCAGTGACAATATCCT encodes the following:
- the LOC140946548 gene encoding sentrin-specific protease 1-like, producing MAYLEEACSTKRRQQLVFDSFFWTRLEKCLEDGKDISSLRKSKGSLEQSSLLLLPINRGYCHWSLGAVDVKKKGIMYFDPMLNSDKNRLEFSEKIRLFLGRRLDDQTIQDRSIWKDRVLYQAVQKDAKSCGVFVLKMAECLATGQKPTFSQTP